One segment of Setaria viridis chromosome 4, Setaria_viridis_v4.0, whole genome shotgun sequence DNA contains the following:
- the LOC117853359 gene encoding uncharacterized protein produces the protein MFAAAGLRLFVIRSRVPKRIYNFTEACIAQIAIAVPDAPCRSQEHCSAPCSALGYHVRVTPAPCSSARVAAWKREQSCGRCCGCCRRAGGRRTLPASGRRGLERRGRATGAFRCVCTCTGQHSTLTRSSAARRRQRQASSVPPPRVTNTKPSTNGSLNDPATKPSRHEHQASRTRDCSNRTAITSRAAAKSLLPSRFQANAAPPRAQTCDAAPPRGRGPPRPLRPPSDRERRLAEEVLHLHSLWRRGPPPAPAPAPAPAPAPTQSRLADRKTKTTGHKRRKLDGAAPAAAEPKDTGAEWAPAPPPPNSSPKTWPEAAPSSSTPAKPPPRPTSPGTLAHQKALPAAAEFFSNRGASSSSSSDDDSDSDSSDDDEERSESEGEQDAAGFLTGLFERDAALRGHYERGWEDVQFACMVCAAGTRKERRFRGCVALVQHARDATPRYGRPRAHRALAAVLCRVLGWDVARLPSIVMDPRGTLGQALAAGATAGVQLAKENGDTGEDTHSSSDEDEEEDVETGMEDSSTDDDEEENELESSEESAEKEDAETGMEDSSTDGDEEENELESSEESAEKEDFKKGTQD, from the exons ATGTTTGCTGCCGCGGGCCTGCGGCTGTTTGTAATCAGGTCTCGTGTACCAAAGCGCATCTACAATTTCACAGAAGCATGCATTGCCCAGATAGCAATAGCAGTGCCTGATGCTC CTTGCAGGAGCCAGGAGCACTGCTCGGCTCCGTGCTCTGCTCTCGGGTACCATGTCCGCGTGACACCGGCTCCGTGCTCTAGTGCTCGAGTGGCGGCATGGAAACGGGAGCAAAGCTGCGGCCGTTGCTGTGGGTGTtgccggcgcgcgggcggccgtCGGACACTGCCAGccagcggccggcgcggccttGAGCGCCGCGGTCGAGCCACCGGTGCGTTTCGTTGCGTGTGCACGTGCACCGGCCAGCACTCGACGCTCACCAGGTcctccgccgctcgccgccggcaacgtCAGGCTTCTTCTGTACCACCACCACGCGTCACGAACACCAAACCGTCAACGAACGGCAGCTTGAACGATCCTGCAACCAAACCGTCACGTCACGAACACCAAGCGTCGCGGACTCGCGATTGCAGCAACCGAACAGCCATCAcatcgcgcgccgccgcgaaaTCTCTCCTTCCTTCCAGGTTCCAAGCCaatgccgcgccgccgcgagccCAAACCTGcgatgccgcgccgccgcgcggccgcgggcCGCCCCGGCCCCTCCGCCCTCCTAGCGACCGCGAACGTCGCCTCGCCGAGGAggtcctccacctccactcccTCTGGCGCCGCGGCCCTcctcccgcccccgcccccgcccccgcccccgcccccgccccaaCCCAATCCCGCTTGGCCGACCGCAAAACCAAAACCACTGGCCACAAGCGCCGCAAGCtcgacggcgccgcccccgccgccgccgagcccaaGGATACCGGGGCCGAGTGGGCTcccgccccgcctccgcccaaTTCCTCCCCGAAAACCTGGCCCGAGGCGgccccgtcctcctccaccccagcgaagcctccgccgcggccgaccTCCCCCGGCACGCTCGCGCACCAGAAGGCCctccccgccgcggcggagTTCTTCTCCAACCGTggcgcttcctcctcctcctcctccgacgacgactccgactccgactcctCCGATGACGACGAGGAGAGGTCCGAGTCGGAGGGCGAACAGGACGCGGCGGGGTTCCTCACGGGCTTGTTCGAGCGGGACGCCGCGCTGCGGGGCCACTACGAGCGGGGCTGGGAGGATGTGCAGTTCGCGTGCATGGTCTGCGCCGCGGGGACGAGGAAGGAGCGGCGGTTCCGGGGCTGCGTCGCGCTCGTGCAGCACGCGCGCGACGCCACGCCGCGGTACGGGAGGCCCCGGGCGcaccgcgcgctcgccgccgtcctctgcCGCGTGCTCGGGTGGGACGTCGCCAGGCTGCCCAGCATCGTGATGGATCCCCGGGGAACGCTCGGGCAGGCGCTCGCCGCAGGGGCCACGGCCGGTGTTCAACTGGCGAAG GAAAATGGTGATACTGGGGAGGACACCCACTCTTCGAGTGATGAGGATGAAGAG GAAGATGTTGAGACAGGGATGGAAGACTCAAGTACTGATGACGATGAAGAGGAGAATGAACTAGAGAGCAGTGAAGAGTCTGCTGAAAAG GAAGATGCTGAGACAGGGATGGAAGACTCAAGTACTGATGGTGATGAAGAGGAGAATGAACTAGAGAGCAGTGAAGAGTCTGCTGAAAAG GAGGATTTTAAGAAAGGGACGCAGGACTGA
- the LOC117852618 gene encoding probable thiol methyltransferase 2 isoform X2: MLLLANGRKTRERRLSREGVRKPREKEPQPSPGFFHPHQQADGWEKSWEFGVTPWDLGKPTPVIEHLVRSGTLPKGRALVPGCGMGYDVVALACPERFVVGLDVSDLAIKKAKQWSSSLPNADYFTFLAEDFFKWIPSEQFDLIFDYTFFCALDPSLRVAWAETVNRLLKPDGELLTLIYLISDQEGGPPYNNTVADYQKVLEPLGFRAVLMEDNELAIKPRKGCEKLGRWKRCAHQSSL; encoded by the exons ATGCTACTACTAGCGAATGGCAGAAAGACGCGCGAGCGGCGGCTTTCTCGTGAAGGCGTCCGTAAACCGCGGGAGAAGGAACCGCAACCTTCCCCGGGATTTTTCCATCCGCATCAGCAAGCAG ATGGGTGGGAGAAGTCCTGGGAGTTTGGTGTGACCCCGTGGGATTTGGGAAAGCCAACACCAGTCATCGAACATCTTGTTAGATCAGGGACACTCCCGAAAGGAAGAGCTTTGGTTCCTGGATGTGGAATG GGATACGATGTGGTTGCTCTGGCATGCCCTGAACGATTTGTTGTCGGTTTGGACGTTTCTGATTTGGCTATTAAGAAGGCTAAGCAG TGGTCATCCTCTTTGCCCAATGCAGATTATTTTACTTTTCTGGCTGAAGATTTCTTCAAGTGGATACCAAGCGAACAATTCGACCTTATATTTGATTACAC GTTCTTTTGTGCACTTGACCCGAGCTTGAGGGTGGCTTGGGCAGAGACAGTTAATCGGCTTCTAAAACCTGATGGAGAGCTTCTCACTTTGATTTATCTG ATAAGTGATCAAGAGGGAGGACCACCATACAACAATACAGTTGCTGA CTATCAGAAGGTACTGGAACCGTTGGGATTCAGGGCTGTTCTTATGGAAGACAATGAGCTAGCCATTAAACCACGGAAG GGCTGCGAGAAGCTTGGGAGGTGGAAGAGATGTGCACACCAATCATCTCTGTGA
- the LOC117852617 gene encoding proteasome subunit beta type-5-A, whose protein sequence is MAMKLDMSALETNFAVPCGDDGDGMYFSAEAPDVPSMVLPTCADFDGFQAATKDMVKNKKGTTTLAFIFDKGVIVAADSRASMGGYISSQTVRKIIEINPYMLGTMAGGAADCQFWHRNLGNKCRLHELSNKRRISIAGASKLLANILYSYRGMGLSIGTMIAGWDEKGPGLYYVDSEGARLVGNRFSVGSGSLYAYGILDEGYRFNMSVEEAGELARRSIYGATFRDAASGGCVSVYHVGPDGWKKLSGDDVGELHYHYYPVQKTPVEQEMTDAPSASA, encoded by the exons atggCCATGAAGCTGGACATGTCAGCGCTCGAGACCAACTTCGCCGTCCcctgcggcgacgacggcgatggCATGTACTTCTCCGCGGAGGCCCCCGACGTGCCGTCCATGGTGCTCCCCACCTGCGCCGAC TTCGACGGGTTCCAGGCGGCGACCAAGGATATGGTGAAGAATAAGAAGGGGACGACCACGCTCGCCTTCATCTTCGACAAGGGCGTCATCGTCGCCGCTGACTCCAGGGCCAGCATGGGCGGCTACATAT CTTCGCAAACTGTGAGGAAAATTATTGAAATAAATCCCTACATGCTGGGAACGATGGCTGGAGGCGCCGCAGATTGCCAATTTTGGCATAGGAACCTTGGAAACAAG TGCCGGCTCCATGAGCTTTCGAACAAGCGAAGGATCTCTATTGCTGGTGCTTCCAAACTGTTGGCCAATATCCTTTATTCATATCGCGGGATGGGACTGTCAATCGGTACAATGATTGCTGGATGGGATGAGAAG GGTCCTGGCTTGTACTATGTTGACAGTGAGGGTGCAAGGCTAGTGGGAAACAGGTTCTCTGTTGGCTCTGGTTCCCTCTATGCTTATGGTATCTTGGACGAAGG TTACCGCTTCAACATGTCCGTCGAGGAAGCTGGTGAGTTAGCACGACGGTCTATTTATGGGGCAACATTCCGTGATGCAGCAAGTGGTGGTTGTGTTAGCG TTTATCACGTTGGCCCTGATGGTTGGAAGAAGCTTTCTGGAGATGATGTCGGGGAGCTGCACTACCACTACTACCCTGTTCAGAAAACACCGGTTGAACAGGAAATGACCGACGCACCTAGTGCTTCTGCTTAA
- the LOC117852616 gene encoding F-box/LRR-repeat MAX2 homolog, translated as MAEDDAAAAAGSPILDLPEPLLLHILGFLTDPRSRHRAALACHRLLSAERATRAALSLRGDPRSPTFLLLGPAFCFPALERLDLSLVSPWGHPFLSEAAPAADGPAPTSTEEEVAQQNAFIAEHLANCFPAVSSLAVYCRDPTTLDSITPQWRGRLRSVKLVRWHQRPPGLDAGADLEPLLRDCPALRALDLSEFYCWTEDIGPALAAHPAAAAALTELDLGLAGATDGFHAAELGAIAGSCPSLRKLVAPCVFNPRYVDFVGDEALLAIATRCPKLTVLRLREPFEPASTSQGEDVAITVAGLVSFFAALPALEDFTLDLRHNVLETAPAMEALARRCPRIKFLTLGGFQGLCKASWLHLDGVAVCGSLESLCIKRCLDLTDASLAAIGRGCGRLAKFAIHGCDLVTSAGIRRLATALRPTIKEVSILHCRLLDTATCLTALSPIRDRIERLELNCVWREVEQPESVANGTTGCDHEDDDLGEVSYESASKKCRYMELDDLVSWEMLRSLSLWFPAGELLSPLISAGLDSCPVLEEISIKVEGDCRTCARPGPRVFFGLSDLAGFPVLAKMKLDLSEAVGYALTAPAGQMDLSLWERFYLQGIDSLITLYELDYWPPQDKEVNQRSLTLPAVGLLQRCIGLRKLFVHGTTHAHFLSFFLMMPNLRDMQLREDYYPAPENDMMITEMRAESWLRFEMQLNSRLVED; from the coding sequence ATGGCggaggacgacgcggcggccgcggcggggtccCCAATCCTGGACCTGCCGGAGCCGCTGCTGCTCCACATCCTGGGCTTCCTCACCGACCCCCGGTCGCGGCACCGCGCCGCGCTGGCGTGCCACCGGCTCCTGTCGGCGGAGCGGGCGACCCGCGCCGCGCTGTCGCTACGCGGGGACCCCCGGTCGCCCACGTTCCTCCTGCTCGGGCCCGCGTTCTGCTTCCCGGCGCTGGAGCGGCTCGACCTCTCGCTGGTGTCGCCGTGGGGCCACCCGTTCCTCTCCGaagcggcgccggccgccgacgGCCCGGCGCCGACCTccacggaggaggaggtcgcgcaGCAGAACGCCTTCATCGCGGAGCACCTCGCCAACTGCTTCCCGGCGGTGTCCTCGCTCGCCGTCTACTGCCGGGACCCCACCACGCTCGACAGCATCACCCCGCAGTGGCGGGGCCGCCTCCGCAGCGTCAAGCTCGTGCGCTGGCACCAGCGCCCGCCCGgcctcgacgccggcgcggATCTCGAGCCGCTGCTCCGGGACTGCCCCGCGCTCAGGGCGCTCGATctctccgagttctactgctgGACGGAGGACATCGGCCCAGCGCTCGCGGCgcaccctgccgccgccgccgcgctcaccGAGCTCGACCTCGGCCTGGCGGGCGCCACGGACGGGTTCCACGCCGCCGAGCTAGGGGCCATCGCCGGATCCTGCCCCAGCCTCCGGAAGCTCGTGGCGCCATGTGTTTTCAACCCACGGTACGTTGACTTCGTCGGCGACGAGGCGCTCCTCGCCATCGCCACCAGGTGCCCCAAGCTCACGGTCTTGCGGCTTCGGGAACCGTTCGAGCCGGCATCCACCAGCCAAGGGGAGGACGTGGCCATTACCGTGGCAGGGCTTGTCTCCTTCTTTGCTGCACTCCCTGCGCTGGAGGATTTCACGCTTGACCTGCGGCATAATGTGCTGGAGACAGCGCCGGCGATGGAGGCGCTTGCCCGCAGATGCCCGCGGATCAAGTTCTTGACGCTGGGGGGCTTCCaggggttgtgcaaggcatCATGGCTGCATCTCGACGGCGTTGCGGTGTGCGGTTCGCTGGAGTCACTATGCATCAAGCGTTGTCTGGATCTCACCGACGCCAGCCTTGCAGCAATCGGCCGTGGGTGTGGGAGGCTTGCTAAGTTCGCCATCCATGGCTGCGATCTTGTGACATCAGCTGGGATCAGGAGGCTAGCAACGGCGCTTCGGCCCACAATCAAGGAAGTAAGCATCTTGCACTGCCGGCTTCTGGACACAGCAACATGCCTCACTGCTCTGAGTCCGATCCGAGATCGCATTGAGAGACTTGAGCTCAACTGTGTCTGGAGGGAAGTTGAACAACCCGAAAGCGTGGCCAATGGCACAACCGGATGCGACCATGAGGATGATGATCTGGGTGAAGTGTCATATGAGTCTGCATCAAAGAAATGTAGGTACATGGAGTTGGATGATCTAGTCAGCTGGGAGATGCTCCGTTCACTCTCCCTCTGGTTCCCTGCTGGTGAGCTACTCTCCCCGCTCATTTCTGCTGGGCTTGATAGCTGCCCTGTGCTAGAGGAGATCTCAATTAAGGTGGAGGGTGATTGCCGGACATGTGCACGACCTGGCCCTCGAGTTTTTTTCGGCCTGAGTGATCTTGCAGGCTTCCCAGTTCTGGCCAAGATGAAACTGGATCTGAGTGAGGCAGTTGGTTATGCCCTCACTGCACCAGCAGGGCAGATGGATCTTTCTCTGTGGGAGCGATTTTATTTGCAAGGTATTGATTCACTAATTACTTTGTATGAGCTTGATTATTGGCCTCCCCAAGACAAGGAAGTGAACCAACGCAGCCTGACACTGCCCGCTGTGGGACTACTCCAGCGCTGCATCGGACTCAGGAAGCTCTTCGTTCATGGCACCACACATGCTCATTTCCTGAGCTTCTTCTTGATGATGCCAAATTTGAGGGACATGCAGTTACGGGAGGACTACTATCCGGCACCAGAGAATGATATGATGATCACGGAAATGCGAGCCGAATCTTGGCTTCGATTTGAGATGCAGCTGAACAGCCGGCTAGTTGAAGATTAA
- the LOC117852618 gene encoding probable thiol methyltransferase 2 isoform X1 — MRALSRVGEPVRWLASRARPRRGMGSSSAAGGRRDPGENPKVGRLRELFTGDAADGWEKSWEFGVTPWDLGKPTPVIEHLVRSGTLPKGRALVPGCGMGYDVVALACPERFVVGLDVSDLAIKKAKQWSSSLPNADYFTFLAEDFFKWIPSEQFDLIFDYTFFCALDPSLRVAWAETVNRLLKPDGELLTLIYLISDQEGGPPYNNTVADYQKVLEPLGFRAVLMEDNELAIKPRKGCEKLGRWKRCAHQSSL; from the exons ATGCGAGCGCTGTCTCGCGTAGGCGAGCCCGTGCGCTGGTTGGcgtcgcgcgcgcggccgcggcgggggatggggtcgtcgtcggcggcgggtgGCAGGAGGGATCCCGGCGAGAACCCGAAGGTGGGGAGGCTGCGGGAGCTCTTCACCGGCGACGCGGCAG ATGGGTGGGAGAAGTCCTGGGAGTTTGGTGTGACCCCGTGGGATTTGGGAAAGCCAACACCAGTCATCGAACATCTTGTTAGATCAGGGACACTCCCGAAAGGAAGAGCTTTGGTTCCTGGATGTGGAATG GGATACGATGTGGTTGCTCTGGCATGCCCTGAACGATTTGTTGTCGGTTTGGACGTTTCTGATTTGGCTATTAAGAAGGCTAAGCAG TGGTCATCCTCTTTGCCCAATGCAGATTATTTTACTTTTCTGGCTGAAGATTTCTTCAAGTGGATACCAAGCGAACAATTCGACCTTATATTTGATTACAC GTTCTTTTGTGCACTTGACCCGAGCTTGAGGGTGGCTTGGGCAGAGACAGTTAATCGGCTTCTAAAACCTGATGGAGAGCTTCTCACTTTGATTTATCTG ATAAGTGATCAAGAGGGAGGACCACCATACAACAATACAGTTGCTGA CTATCAGAAGGTACTGGAACCGTTGGGATTCAGGGCTGTTCTTATGGAAGACAATGAGCTAGCCATTAAACCACGGAAG GGCTGCGAGAAGCTTGGGAGGTGGAAGAGATGTGCACACCAATCATCTCTGTGA